A single genomic interval of Terriglobus albidus harbors:
- a CDS encoding TonB-dependent receptor, with protein sequence MIRSFLRPFLLLVLLATAVSIHAQSTSGQISGHVVDPSGANIVGATVQLLNVQTGEVREAKTAESGDFVFPAVQPGQFKVRIALIGFKAYEKENLNLSANERLSAGNITLAVGAQSETVEVQADRTPVQTESGERSALLDSKELSTLMTAGRDVTALLRVLPGVVKDGGGASQLGTQSAGTINGVRGDYNSLSVDGTTGNTRGGPNLDTPMNYDAIGEVKVLLGNYQAEYGQAAGSVVQIVTKSGSKTFHGSAYYYNRNEAFNANDYFNKNKTYVPRPISRYNTIGYNIGGPFFIPGLLNERKDKIFFFFSQEIWPTQKPGTLRQFMMPTALERQGDFSQSVDKSGNQVYIKDPTSSSTTCSKANTSGCFPGNKIPTSRIDPDTQKLMNILPMPNASGTISGGLYNFVNQGVTKNPVNQQVLRVDYNPFTQLHTYFRGTHMTTTNDGPNAAAVNALMQWGVPFFYSTPSRNATLNVTYIPTPTLINELNVGFASWNETTGLSNSADIAKFQKDKLGINLGQYNPAINPLKLVPRASFAGSTGFAIANSPSILFDNRFPLSDDTRSWQVTDGITKVFNRHTPKAGIYYQKGLYIQRHTGATFDGQFAFDTNSSNPNDTGYAYANAVAGYYNSYTEGSNTADYAPTWKVLEWYLQDSWKVVPSLTLEYGVRFSYDLPTTLKPGNGAGYVPSRYNSAKVPRLYTPYQDPKTKTRYAVDPGAGTPGSSGNPLLPAVYIGQFVPNSGDFFNGTVVNTDSSYPTSLRYSNGLLVAPRFGFAYSPFNNSKTVVRGGTGLFYNMREGGGTVGDYSLIGPIVINPVQNYGDARQFANNCSGSACSSAGISTISPQDTRILQPNRPLETIFNGTIGIQQAINGGTVIDVAYVGTFGRHLSEQYNTNLVPYLSHFQTKNIDNTVAATTVLGNVSQPVPLNDNFFRPTPGYGAINLRSYSGTSNYHSLQAQLTRRFAKGLQFGVVYTWSKAMTDADAVNGTVATYQNRRFWNYSLASYDRTNNFVVHWLWDLPKASALWSNWATKAVLDNWQYSGIAELVSGTPYGITLNTSGIDLTGGGDGARAVVSASPVLPKNKRTVTQYFDTSVFVLPTYKAVPGPDTPGITRNIVFRGPGTNNMDMALNKNVPIREGILFQLRCEAYNVFNHASFNAIDNTARFNTNGTTNFSTFGNLTGDRGPRQLQLSGRINF encoded by the coding sequence ATGATCAGATCGTTTTTGAGGCCATTTCTTCTGCTGGTGTTGCTCGCGACGGCTGTCTCCATTCACGCACAAAGCACCAGCGGCCAGATCAGCGGTCACGTTGTAGACCCATCTGGCGCCAACATTGTCGGAGCTACCGTACAGCTCCTTAACGTACAAACCGGAGAGGTGCGCGAGGCAAAGACCGCCGAATCAGGCGATTTTGTCTTTCCCGCCGTCCAGCCCGGTCAGTTCAAGGTCAGAATCGCCCTTATCGGATTTAAGGCCTACGAAAAAGAGAACCTGAACCTCAGCGCAAATGAGCGCCTCTCCGCCGGTAACATTACGCTGGCGGTCGGCGCACAGTCGGAGACGGTGGAGGTCCAGGCGGACCGGACGCCGGTGCAGACTGAGAGCGGCGAACGCTCGGCGCTGCTCGATTCAAAGGAACTGTCCACCCTGATGACCGCGGGGCGTGACGTGACGGCCCTCCTTCGTGTTCTTCCCGGTGTCGTCAAGGACGGCGGCGGCGCAAGCCAGCTCGGAACGCAGAGCGCAGGTACCATCAATGGCGTACGCGGCGACTACAACAGCCTGAGTGTGGATGGAACCACAGGAAATACCCGCGGCGGCCCGAACCTCGACACACCGATGAACTACGACGCGATCGGCGAAGTAAAGGTGCTTCTGGGCAACTACCAGGCTGAGTACGGTCAAGCTGCCGGTTCAGTAGTACAGATTGTGACCAAGTCGGGTTCGAAGACCTTTCACGGCTCGGCGTACTACTACAACCGCAATGAAGCCTTCAATGCGAACGACTACTTCAATAAGAACAAGACCTATGTGCCTCGCCCGATAAGCCGTTACAACACGATCGGCTATAACATCGGCGGACCGTTCTTCATCCCTGGCCTTCTCAACGAGAGGAAAGACAAGATCTTCTTCTTCTTCTCGCAGGAGATCTGGCCCACCCAGAAACCTGGAACACTACGCCAGTTCATGATGCCGACAGCGTTGGAGCGCCAGGGTGACTTCTCGCAGAGTGTCGATAAGAGCGGCAATCAGGTCTATATCAAGGACCCGACATCTTCATCGACAACCTGCTCCAAGGCGAACACGTCGGGATGCTTCCCGGGGAATAAGATCCCAACCAGCCGCATCGATCCTGACACGCAGAAGTTGATGAATATTCTGCCAATGCCCAATGCCAGCGGTACGATCAGCGGCGGCCTGTACAACTTTGTCAATCAGGGTGTGACAAAGAACCCTGTGAACCAGCAAGTGCTGCGTGTGGACTACAACCCCTTCACCCAGTTGCACACCTACTTCCGCGGTACGCATATGACGACCACGAATGATGGTCCGAATGCGGCAGCGGTCAACGCGCTGATGCAGTGGGGCGTGCCTTTCTTCTACTCAACGCCATCGAGAAATGCGACGTTGAACGTTACCTACATCCCAACTCCAACATTGATCAACGAACTCAATGTCGGCTTTGCGAGCTGGAACGAGACAACGGGCCTTTCCAATTCTGCCGACATCGCCAAGTTCCAGAAGGATAAGCTGGGCATCAATCTCGGGCAGTACAACCCGGCCATCAATCCGCTGAAGCTGGTGCCGCGAGCGAGCTTTGCAGGCAGCACTGGATTCGCGATTGCTAACTCGCCGTCGATTCTGTTTGACAACCGGTTCCCACTCTCGGACGACACACGTTCCTGGCAGGTAACGGACGGTATCACCAAAGTCTTCAACCGGCATACGCCGAAGGCAGGTATCTACTATCAAAAGGGCCTCTATATTCAGCGGCACACGGGTGCGACCTTCGATGGACAGTTCGCCTTCGACACGAACTCCTCGAATCCGAACGACACCGGTTATGCTTACGCCAATGCCGTCGCCGGTTACTATAACTCCTACACGGAGGGGAGCAATACGGCCGACTATGCGCCGACGTGGAAAGTGCTGGAGTGGTATCTGCAGGATAGCTGGAAGGTGGTTCCCAGCCTGACCTTGGAATATGGTGTCCGGTTCAGCTATGACCTTCCGACGACTCTGAAGCCGGGGAATGGCGCTGGTTACGTCCCCAGCCGGTACAACAGTGCAAAAGTTCCGAGGCTCTATACGCCGTATCAGGACCCGAAGACCAAGACACGCTATGCCGTCGACCCTGGAGCCGGCACTCCTGGTTCCTCCGGTAACCCCTTGCTGCCTGCTGTTTACATTGGGCAGTTCGTCCCGAACTCTGGTGACTTCTTCAATGGAACGGTAGTCAATACTGACTCGAGCTATCCGACTTCGTTGCGTTATAGCAACGGCTTGCTGGTTGCTCCGCGTTTCGGTTTTGCCTACAGTCCCTTCAATAACTCGAAGACCGTTGTCCGTGGCGGAACCGGACTGTTCTACAACATGCGCGAAGGTGGCGGCACGGTAGGCGACTATTCGCTGATCGGACCCATCGTCATCAACCCCGTACAGAACTACGGCGACGCTCGGCAGTTTGCCAACAACTGCTCCGGCTCTGCGTGCAGCAGCGCCGGTATCTCAACCATCAGCCCGCAAGATACGCGAATCCTTCAGCCGAACCGTCCGCTGGAGACCATCTTCAACGGAACAATTGGCATACAGCAGGCCATCAACGGAGGCACTGTCATTGATGTTGCCTACGTTGGTACCTTCGGACGCCATTTGAGCGAGCAGTACAACACGAACCTGGTGCCGTATCTCTCGCACTTCCAGACGAAGAACATCGACAACACGGTCGCCGCGACGACCGTGCTTGGAAACGTCTCACAGCCCGTTCCACTGAACGATAACTTCTTCCGTCCCACTCCGGGCTATGGCGCTATCAATCTTCGCTCGTACTCGGGCACGTCGAACTATCACTCGCTGCAGGCACAACTGACCCGCCGCTTTGCCAAGGGGCTGCAGTTCGGTGTGGTGTACACCTGGTCAAAGGCGATGACGGATGCGGACGCGGTGAATGGAACTGTGGCGACCTACCAGAATCGCCGCTTTTGGAACTACTCCCTGGCGAGCTATGACCGCACCAACAACTTTGTTGTTCACTGGCTTTGGGATCTCCCGAAGGCCAGCGCTCTGTGGTCGAACTGGGCAACGAAGGCTGTCCTGGATAACTGGCAGTACTCCGGTATTGCGGAGCTTGTCAGCGGAACGCCCTACGGCATTACTCTCAACACCTCTGGCATTGACCTGACCGGCGGCGGCGACGGTGCACGTGCTGTGGTAAGCGCAAGCCCGGTCCTTCCCAAGAACAAGCGGACGGTAACGCAGTACTTCGACACCAGCGTCTTCGTTTTGCCGACGTATAAGGCGGTACCCGGACCCGACACACCAGGTATCACACGCAACATTGTCTTCCGCGGCCCCGGAACAAACAACATGGATATGGCCCTCAACAAGAATGTCCCAATACGCGAGGGAATTCTCTTCCAACTCCGCTGCGAAGCCTATAACGTCTTCAACCATGCATCGTTCAACGCCATCGATAACACGGCACGTTTCAATACGAACGGCACGACAAACTTCTCTACCTTTGGAAATCTGACGGGCGACCGCGGCCCTCGCCAGTTGCAGCTCTCCGGACGCATCAACTTCTAG
- a CDS encoding glycoside hydrolase family 88/105 protein has translation MTDFTRRESLRLLAAAPLLTTGLHRSAWAMKAEKPAAQPDWSRLVIDGMLHRTPDPRNLSGWGYAVSLFLYGQYLFYKRTKERKYLDYIQGWVDKHVNDEGVIDRPITALDYVLPGNLLLILHKETGQKKYKTAADTIRHTFDNYPRTEDGGFWHALSRQHQLWLDGIFMGMPFLVRYGVAYGESKYTFDEAAKQFQIYASHLNDPKSGLMFHAYDESGAQPWADPSTHHSAYFWCRAIGWFGMALIEVLELMPHSHPQREKLIAQLRQLCEAYTRYQDKETGLWFQILDKGEDPNNWRETSSSCMYTYTLSMAVKRGYIAKRYAEVAAKGYKGVLTQLSKDDDGFGHIANICEGTNVGDLAYYYNRPRRTDDFHGLGAFLIMNEHMRSV, from the coding sequence ATGACAGATTTCACCCGAAGAGAATCGCTCAGGCTGCTCGCAGCCGCGCCTCTGCTCACCACAGGCTTGCATCGCTCCGCATGGGCGATGAAAGCAGAAAAACCCGCAGCTCAGCCCGACTGGTCCCGCCTGGTGATCGATGGCATGCTGCATCGCACGCCGGACCCTCGCAACCTGAGCGGCTGGGGCTATGCTGTTTCCCTCTTTCTGTATGGGCAATATCTCTTCTATAAGCGGACTAAAGAACGGAAGTACCTTGACTACATCCAGGGATGGGTCGATAAGCACGTCAATGACGAGGGCGTGATTGATCGCCCGATCACCGCGCTCGACTACGTGCTACCTGGCAATCTCCTGCTCATCCTGCATAAGGAGACCGGACAGAAGAAGTACAAGACGGCTGCCGATACCATCCGCCACACCTTCGACAACTATCCCCGCACCGAGGACGGCGGCTTCTGGCATGCGCTCTCCCGCCAGCACCAGCTATGGCTTGATGGCATCTTTATGGGGATGCCCTTCCTCGTGCGCTATGGCGTCGCCTATGGAGAGAGCAAATATACGTTCGATGAGGCGGCGAAGCAGTTCCAGATCTATGCCAGCCATCTCAACGATCCGAAATCGGGCCTGATGTTCCATGCCTACGACGAGTCCGGAGCGCAGCCGTGGGCGGATCCCAGCACGCATCACTCGGCCTATTTCTGGTGCCGCGCGATCGGCTGGTTCGGCATGGCCTTGATCGAGGTTCTCGAACTGATGCCTCACTCCCATCCACAACGGGAAAAGCTGATCGCCCAACTTCGCCAGCTCTGCGAGGCCTATACCCGCTACCAGGACAAGGAGACGGGTCTCTGGTTCCAGATTCTGGACAAGGGCGAGGATCCTAACAACTGGCGCGAGACCTCGAGCTCCTGCATGTACACCTACACACTGTCGATGGCCGTCAAACGCGGCTACATCGCGAAGCGCTACGCCGAGGTCGCGGCCAAGGGCTACAAGGGCGTGCTCACGCAGCTTTCAAAGGACGACGACGGATTTGGCCATATCGCCAATATCTGCGAAGGCACCAATGTGGGAGATCTGGCGTACTACTACAACCGCCCCCGCCGCACGGACGACTTCCACGGCCTGGGAGCCTTCCTCATCATGAACGAACACATGCGCAGCGTTTAA
- a CDS encoding glycoside hydrolase family 27 protein, with product MSLLHRTSVFGAVVLTLCSASFCAQAQSGSNQLAQRPPMGWNSWNHFRNKVDDAVIRAQAEAMVSSGMRDAGYVYINIDDTWEASRDANGNIQTNSKFPDMKALADFVHSKGLKLGIYSSPGSQTCAKFEGSLGHEEQDAKTYAAWGIDYLKYDLCGLKEQMKAAASPEEAHKIMIDAYKKMDVALRNTGRPIVYSLCQYGQDAVWRWGTEVGGNLWRTTGDISDKYAKMAEIGFSQAGLARYAGPGHWNDPDMLEVGNGGMTTDEYRTHMSLWAILAAPLLAGNDLSSMTPETLALLTNKDVIAIDQDAAGKQGDRVSTEGPIEVWSRHLADGSQAVGIFNRHHTALTTTVDLRTLGFTGPVKARDLWKGELKNLNSSFQTTVPAHGVVFLKVSQ from the coding sequence ATGTCTTTGTTGCATCGCACCTCTGTGTTCGGAGCCGTTGTTTTGACGCTCTGTTCTGCTTCGTTTTGTGCACAGGCACAAAGCGGTTCTAATCAGCTTGCCCAGCGTCCACCGATGGGATGGAATAGCTGGAACCATTTTCGAAATAAAGTAGACGACGCCGTCATCCGCGCCCAGGCGGAGGCCATGGTCTCGAGCGGCATGCGCGACGCCGGCTACGTCTACATCAACATCGACGACACCTGGGAGGCGAGCCGGGACGCCAACGGCAATATTCAGACGAACAGCAAGTTTCCAGATATGAAGGCGCTTGCCGACTTCGTTCATAGCAAAGGTCTCAAGCTGGGCATCTATTCTTCGCCCGGAAGCCAAACCTGTGCGAAGTTTGAAGGAAGCCTCGGGCACGAAGAACAGGATGCAAAGACCTATGCCGCCTGGGGAATCGACTATCTGAAGTACGATCTATGCGGCCTGAAAGAGCAGATGAAGGCGGCTGCCAGTCCTGAAGAAGCTCACAAGATCATGATCGACGCTTATAAGAAGATGGACGTCGCGCTTCGCAACACAGGACGGCCGATTGTCTATAGCCTCTGCCAGTATGGTCAGGACGCTGTGTGGCGTTGGGGCACTGAAGTAGGTGGCAACCTGTGGCGGACAACGGGCGACATCTCCGACAAGTATGCCAAGATGGCGGAGATTGGTTTCAGCCAGGCAGGGCTAGCGCGCTACGCAGGGCCCGGGCATTGGAACGATCCAGACATGCTTGAGGTCGGTAATGGCGGTATGACGACCGACGAGTACCGGACCCACATGAGCCTTTGGGCGATTCTCGCGGCTCCGCTGCTTGCCGGAAACGATCTCTCTTCGATGACTCCAGAGACACTCGCTCTGCTGACGAACAAGGACGTTATCGCCATCGATCAGGACGCGGCGGGCAAGCAAGGAGACCGGGTCAGCACCGAGGGACCCATTGAAGTCTGGTCGCGCCATCTTGCGGATGGATCGCAAGCTGTAGGTATCTTCAACCGGCACCACACCGCTCTCACAACGACAGTCGACCTCCGCACCCTGGGCTTTACCGGCCCGGTCAAGGCGCGTGATCTGTGGAAAGGGGAACTCAAGAATCTGAATAGTTCCTTCCAGACCACGGTTCCAGCGCACGGAGTCGTTTTCTTGAAAGTATCGCAGTAG
- a CDS encoding alpha-L-fucosidase, protein MLSKKLFDRRQALLGTAASIAGLAAPKFGFAQQTVSNQAYTGKAQPGDETRTQRLQWWHEAKFGMFIHFGVYSSIMRHEWNMENEAPPIEEYMAHAKSFKPSRTGPRAWAKLAKRAGMKYMVLTTKHHEGFCNFDTKLTEYNAVKQGPGFDIVKEYVDAARAEGLRVGFYYSLMDWHHPDGAHCATDEAARKRFVEYTHGLIHDILSNYGKIDVLWYDVPWPLDADGWESKRMNEMVFKLQPEIVVNNRNKLDGDFSTPEQKIVAETGGRAWESCMTLNDSWGYQRADDAWKTSKTVVRNLISCARDGGNYLLNIGPKPDGSIPEESVRILTEVGDWMAANGESIYGSDPCQPRRSNYASFTRKGNTLYMHVHFWPGEYVSIGGLSVKVKSAKLLKGGKPVTFTQNEWHVKFTGLPEKAPDSPVTTIAIECDGEPAQDNIRVRKEKPRAGV, encoded by the coding sequence GTGCTCAGCAAGAAACTTTTCGATCGCCGGCAGGCGCTGCTCGGAACCGCGGCTTCGATCGCCGGACTCGCGGCGCCGAAATTCGGCTTCGCCCAGCAAACCGTCTCCAATCAGGCCTACACCGGAAAAGCGCAGCCCGGGGATGAGACGCGCACGCAGCGCCTGCAATGGTGGCATGAAGCAAAGTTCGGCATGTTCATCCACTTCGGCGTCTACAGCAGCATCATGCGGCACGAGTGGAACATGGAGAATGAAGCTCCTCCGATCGAGGAATACATGGCGCACGCGAAGTCATTCAAGCCGTCCCGCACGGGACCTCGCGCCTGGGCCAAGCTGGCAAAACGAGCCGGCATGAAGTACATGGTTCTGACGACGAAGCACCATGAGGGCTTCTGCAACTTCGACACCAAGCTTACGGAGTACAACGCCGTCAAACAGGGGCCTGGCTTCGACATCGTCAAGGAATACGTGGACGCCGCCCGCGCTGAGGGGCTCCGCGTCGGCTTCTACTACTCGCTCATGGACTGGCACCATCCGGACGGCGCCCACTGCGCCACCGATGAGGCTGCCCGGAAGCGGTTCGTGGAATACACCCACGGGCTGATCCACGACATTCTGTCCAACTACGGGAAGATCGACGTCCTGTGGTACGACGTTCCCTGGCCGCTGGACGCCGACGGATGGGAGTCGAAGCGGATGAACGAGATGGTCTTCAAGCTGCAGCCGGAGATCGTCGTCAACAACCGGAACAAACTCGATGGAGACTTCTCTACCCCGGAACAGAAGATCGTCGCGGAGACCGGTGGCCGTGCCTGGGAGTCATGCATGACCCTGAACGACAGCTGGGGCTACCAGCGTGCCGATGACGCCTGGAAGACCTCGAAGACCGTCGTACGCAACCTGATCAGTTGCGCCCGCGATGGCGGAAACTACCTGTTGAATATCGGGCCCAAACCGGATGGCTCCATCCCGGAGGAGTCGGTCCGCATTCTCACCGAGGTCGGCGACTGGATGGCGGCCAACGGGGAGAGCATCTACGGAAGCGATCCTTGCCAGCCGCGCCGCTCCAACTACGCCAGCTTCACGCGCAAAGGAAACACGCTCTACATGCACGTTCACTTCTGGCCGGGAGAGTATGTCTCGATCGGCGGGCTTAGCGTGAAGGTGAAGAGTGCGAAGCTTCTCAAGGGCGGCAAGCCCGTGACCTTTACTCAGAATGAGTGGCACGTCAAGTTCACCGGCTTGCCCGAGAAGGCGCCGGACTCGCCGGTAACCACCATCGCAATCGAGTGCGATGGCGAACCGGCCCAGGACAACATCCGCGTGCGGAAAGAAAAACCACGCGCCGGCGTCTAA